DNA from Amorphoplanes friuliensis DSM 7358:
GGTGAGCACGAGGATCGGCGCGGCGATCAGGGCGGCGAGGACCTCCAGCAGCCAGGTTCCGTAGGAGTGCGGGTTGATCGCGGAGATCCCCAGGGCGAGGACTCCGGCGCCCAGCAGGACGGCCGGCTCGCGGCGTGCCTCAGTCATGCGACGGATCGTGTCAGGACGGTGGACCGCAGCGCCTGGGTACGCGGGCTCAGCCCCTGCGTATGTTCGCCTCATGGAGATCAGAGAGGCGACCTCAGCGGACTGGGCCCAGATCTACCCGTTCTGGTCGCAGATCGTGGAGGCCGGCGAGACGTACGTGTACCCGCTCGGTCTCGGGCCGGACGAGGCACGGGCACTGTGGATGGAGACGCCACCAGGACTGACCGTGGTGGCCGTCGACGGCGACCGGATCCTCGGCACGGCGAAGATGGGCCCCAACCGGCCGGGACGGGGAGCACACATCGCCACCGGCAGTTTTATGGTCGACCCTGAGCTGCAGGGACGTGGCACCGGCCGCGCATTGGGCACCTACCTCGTCGAGTGGGCGCGCAGCCAGGGATATCACAGCATTCAATTCAATGCGGTTGTCGAAAGCAATGCTCATGCGGTGTATCTGTGGCAGTCACTCGGCTTCAAGATCGTCGGCACCGTACCTGAAGCATTTGATCATCAGACGAACGGACTAGTCGGCCTCCATATAATGGTCAGAAAGCTATGAATCGCCCAAAACACGCGGTTCAGATACGTCTTGAGTCCCGTATGTCCCATATTGTCTTCCCTGTCAGGCCAGCCACCAGGCTTGGCGACGTGACTAGTTTTCGGAGGATTTGGGATGAACAAGGGTCGGCGTATCGGAGCCCTCGTGGCAGCCACCGCAGCCAGTGTCGGCATGGCGTCCCTGGTGGCGCCCACCGCCGCTCAGGCGGCACCGCGGGGCCCGCAGCCCGTCTCCAGCGGCATCCGCGCCGTGCAGGCCGGCCAGGACACCTGGGTCGGCATCCGCTGGACCACCGACCGTCGCATCTGTGACGTTGCGGTGCGGGTCAACGGCCGCGGCGTGGAGGTCGACTACCCGGGGAACCGTCGCTCGACGTCCTTCCCGCGGACCGACTCGCTGCGCCCCGGGCGCACCGATGTCACCAACTTCCGGGTCGACGCGGACTTCCGCCGCTCGGGCATCGCCCGGCTGAGCACCGTGATCGCGTACGACCACTGCGGTCGTCGTGACCGCACCATCGTGAAGCGGTTCAACCTCTTCATGCCGGTCATCGTGCGTGGCGGCAACCAGGGTGGACCGGGTCACGGCCACGGCGGTCCGGGCAACGGTCACCACAACGGTGACGGCCACGGCCACGGCGGTCCGGGCAACGGCCACAACAACGGCGATGGCCACGGCCACGGTGGACCGGGTAACGGCGGTCCGGGCAACGGCGGACCGGGCAACGGTGGACCGGGCAACGGCGGTCCGGGCAACGGCGGTCCGGGCAACGGCGGTCCGGGCAACGGCGGTCCGGGCAACGGCGGTCCGGGCAACGGCGGTCCGGGCAACGGCGGTCCGGGCAACGGCGGTCCGGGCAACGGCGGTCCGGGCAACGGCGGTCCGGGCAACGGTGGACCGGGCAACGGTGGACCGGGCAACGGCGGTCCGGGCAACGGTGGACCGGGCAACGGCGGTCCCGGCGGACCCCGCTAATTGAGGTCTGAATCACATAGTTCGACAAACGCGCAGCCGGCCCCGTGGCCGGCTGCGCGTTTTTGTGGTCTCCCGTGCTTTTTCAAAGACCGGTCGACGTGACCGGAATCGCACTATTCTCCGGAATGTTGTGGTTTGAGAATGGTCGAGGTTTCGGGAGAGCTGATGAACAGGACTCGCCGGACCGCCCTCATGGCGGCCGCGGTTATGGCAGCGACGGGCCTGACGACGGTGACGGCGACGGCCCCAGCGGCCGCGTCGCACCGGGAGCCACGCCCGGTCACCAAGTGGATCAAGCCGGTCGAGGCGCACGAACCGACCTGGGTCAAGGTCTACTGGAAGACGGGCAAGAAGATCTGCGACGCCGCCGTGACCGTCGAGGGCACCGACGTGGGGATCGTGTACCCGTCGAACACCGACACCTACACGTCGTTCCTGAACGATGCCGAGCTCAAGCCGGGCCGACCCGACTACACGGCCTTCCGGGTACGCGCGGACCGCAACCGCACCACGGTGGTGCGGCTCGCGGCGACGCTGACCTACAACACGTGCGGCGACGAAGCGGTCGAGAAGTCACGGACCTACCGGCTCCGGCTCCCGGTCCTGCGCAACTACGACTACGACAACTGAGCCGGAGTGCGCGGCCGGTGAGGGCCGGCCGCGCACCTCTCAGCGGGTCGCCATGATCAGCGCAGCCGGGTCGGTGCAGACCAGCTGCAGCGCCCGGGCCACGACCGCCGGGTCGTAGGTCGAGGCGTGGAATGTCGCCTCCAGGTGCAGGACCCCGCCCATCTCCGACGTGGTCAGTGTGATGCCCTCGGGGCCGTTGAGTGTCGGCACGCTCTGGTTGATGCGGTCCGGCACGTCGGCCGCCCACGGCAGGTCGGCGAGCACGTCGTGCCGGCCCTGGTTGCTGAAGGTCAGGCGCGGACGCGGGTCGATCGGCGCCTCACCCGGGTACGGGTCGGGCATCCCCGGCGTGCCCGTCAGGGCGAGCTTGCCCTCGCGCAGCAGCATCATGGTCAGGATCCGGCCCGTGGCCAGCTCCGCCTTCAGCGTCGTGTGGATCGCCTGCGGGTCGGTCAGGCTCGGCGGGCTCAGGTACGGACCCATGCAGAAGTTGCTGTCGATGCTGACGCCCTTGTCCACGTAACGGCGCGCGTCGGCCAGGAACGTGCCACCGGACAGGTCCGGGTTCAGGCCCAGCTCCCGGAGCGCCGCGGTGAAGGCCGCGAACGTGATCGCCGACGTGGTGACACCCGGCGAGTACTGGTCGCGCCACACCCGCATCTTGCCCAGCACGTCGGCGGAGCGCGCGGTCACCACGGTCAGGTCCGCCGTCCACGGCCGTGTCGGCACGTCTTCGGTGTGCGGCGGGCGGGCGAAGCTCAGACCTTCCTTCCAGCGGCCCGGCTTGGTGCCGAACTGCTTCCACCACGCCTTGGGCAGTGCCCAGCGGTGCCGCACCGACGGCCCGATGACCGCAGCGCGCTCTTCGCCGGCGGCCCGGACGAGCTCCCGCAACAGCGTGTTGACCGGCCCGGCGTCGCCGTACGCGTGGGCCACCTTCATCGCGACGTAACCACCGCCGGCCAGGATGCGTACGGGGTGATGGGCCCGCGGCTCGGCCTGCAGCCGCCGGGTCATCGCGTCGAAGTCGACCGGCCCGTCACCCAGGTCCGTGACCGCCTCGCGGACGTAACCGGCGAACGCCTCCGCGCTCAGGTGCTCCCAGCGGGCGCCGGCCCGGTCGAGCCGTGACACGGCCCGGTGGGTCGGGTCGGCGGCGTGCAGCCCGATCAGCGCGGCCCGCAGCCGTTCGGCGGTGACACCGGTCAGCGGGCCGACGGTCCGGATGTACTCCAGCGGCAGCCAGGCACGCTCGTGCAGGGTCAGGCTGGTGGTCGACATGACGTTCTCCTCCAGGGGTGTGCGGGCGAAGACCACCCGCAGCACGGTCGGTGCGACCAGCACGGTCTCGACGGCCATCACGAGAGCCACCCAGGTCACGAGTTCGGTGAGGCTGCCGCGGCTGCCGCCGTACCAGGCGGCGACGAGCTCCGCGACACCGGCGAAGACCGAGAAGATGCCGGCGCCGCGGACGCGGCCCTGCACCCGGGAGATCGCCAGGAAGAAGTGGTGGAAGACGAACGGCAGGTAGGTCAGCCCGAGGATCATCAGCGCGGTGCCGGCGCTCTCGGCGTAACTCGCGCCGAAGAGACCCATGATCGGCTTGGCGGCGAAGACGACCACGAGTGACGCGGGGAAGCCGACGCCGAGACAGATGAGCAGGCCCACCCGCACCTTGGACCGCAGGGCGGCCTTGTCGCCGCTGGCCACCGCAAAGAGGGTCAGCGCCACGTTGCCCGGGACCATGGCCAGGAACGACAGCACCATGAACGCCGTGTAGAAGGACGCGTTCGCCTCGGCCGACAGCACCGCGGTGACAACCAGGGGCAGTGCCGCCCGTGGCAGGTAAGTGGCCAGGTTCAGCAGGTTGTGATCGAAGGTGGCCCGGCCCCGGCCGCGCAGCAGGGACGGCTGTGGGCGTACCGAATCGATCATGCCCTTGCGCCGCAGGGCGCGACCGAGGATCGCGACTGAGGCCACCATGCCGGCGATCCAGGTCAGCAGCAGCTGGCCGCCGGTCAGGGTGAGGGGCAGCACGGCGAGGAGGCCGAGCAGGGCCAGCTTGATCACCGAGAACCAGGCGTTGCGCATCAGCTGCATCGGGCCCTGGAGCAGGCCGACCAGGGCCTCGTCGAGGACCAGGGTCATGGCGTTGAGCGCGATGCCGAACACCAGCAGCACCGTGGCGGGCGTGCTGCCGAGCGCGTTCTGCAGTCCGGGGACGGCCAGGTGCGCGAGCGTGACGTAGATCAGGCCGCCGACCGTCGACGCGCTGCCCGCGACCAGCAGGCAGGTGGAGATCAGCTGCCATCTGCGGCTGCGCATCGCCGACAGGTCGGAGATCAGCATGGTGCCCATGCCGAACATCCCGATCGTGCCGATCAGCGTCATCGCCGACACCGCCGCGGATGCCTGACCGACGGCCTCGGCCGATGCGGACCGTGCCGCGAGCCACCAGTAGGCGAACCCGAACAGCGAGGTGATCGCGGTCGTCGCCATCAGCGACCCGGCGTTGAGGAACAGGTCCAGGTGGCCGCGCAGGACGGAGATCAGGCCCCCACGGCCGGGGCCTTCGGGTCCAGAATCCAGGCTCTGCGGTACGGCCTCGGTTACGGTGCTGTCCACCCTTGAACGGTAGTTACTGACAGTGTTCGGCTGCCATGGCAGAGTGGTGCACTCTGAAATGCCCGTTCGGTGGATCTTTGTGACGCCTGTGACTTCAGAAGTTGTCCCTGGTCACAGTGCCTATCTGGCCTACTCTTCCCAGACCGGTACGGAGGGTAGGCCCCGCTCGGCGCGGGCCGCGTCGGTCAGCTCCTGGATCAGGGCAGTCTTACCCCGCGTATAAGCGTCACCCGGGCCGTGCGCGTCCATCAGCTCGCGCTTCAGAGCGGCATAACGGTCGCGGTCGGCGGGGTGGTCGAGCAGATGATCGCGCAGCAGCCGCTCGTTGCGGGTCGGCCAGCTCTCGGCGGTGACCACGTGCAGGTGGTACGCCGTGCTGTCGTAGTCCTCGCGCCGGTAGAACAGCCGCTCCGGCATGTCGGTGCGGACCATCCGATAGCCGAGAGTCTCCAGCGCGTCGTCGTTCACGTCGTCGAGATCCTCGAGGCTCGCCATCAGATCGATGACCGGCTTGGCCGGCAACCCGGGCACGGCGGTGCTGCCCACATGTTCGATCTCGGCGAAGAGCGGCGCCAGCACGACACAGGCCTGCCGGCCGAGCGCGGCCCAGCGCTCGTCGGGCTCCGCGATCGTCACAGCCAACCCACCTTCTTCAAGCGACGATGCAAGATCACGGCGGCGACCGCCATCAGCAGCAGCACGCCGAAGTAGCCGTATTTCCACCTGAGCTCGGGCATGTACTCGAAGTTCATGCCGTAGATCCCCGCGATCGCGGTCTGCACGGCGGCGATGGCCGCCCACGACGCGATCTTGCGCATGTCGTTGTTCTGGTCCACCGAGACCTGCGCCAGCCGCGCCTGCAGCACGGAGTTCAGCAGATCGTCAAAACCGGCCACCCGGTCCACGGCCCGGGCGAGCCGCCCCCGCACATCCACCAGGTACGGCTGCAGCGTCGCCGGCACCACACCGCTGTCCAGCAAGCGCTGCAACGGCTCCTGCAGCGGCAGCACGGCCCGCTTGAACTCGACCATCTCGCGCTTGAGCTGATAGATGTGCGCGATGTCCGGTCGCTGATGCGCGGCGAAGGCAACCTCCTCCAGCGCCTCCAGGTCGTGCTCGACGTGCCCGGCGACGTCCAGATAGAGGTCGACCATGCGGCTGCTCACGGCGTACGCGACAGCCCACGGCCCCTCGGCGAGCAGCGCCGGGCGTTCCTCGAGCTCCTCGCGGACGGGCCTGAGCGCCCCGGCCGCCCCGTGCCGGATCGTGATGACGAACCACGTCCCGACCAGCACGGTCACGTCACCGGTGTCGACAACCTCCGAGGTGTCGGTGAGTTCCTCGTGCTCGACGTAGGCGGCGGTCCGCAGCACCAGCCGCGTCACGTCACCGATCGTCTCCGCGGCCGGCCGGTGCCCGGCGGCGACGGCCTGCTCGGCGGTGAGCTCGTGCAACCCGAAGACCCGCGCGACGACACTCATCATCGCCTCGTCCGGCTCGTGCAGACCCAGCCACACGTACGCGTCCCGCTGCCTTCTCGCCAGCCGCGCGGCGTCGGCGTAATGCTCGTGCCCCGGCCGCCGCTCCCCGGCCTGGTAGACGGCGCAGTCGACAACGGCATCAGGATTGCGGTGCGGCCCCCGCGGAGCAGGTCGTTCGGTCCGGGTCAGACCATTGATGATCTTGCCGAGCGTACGCGGCAACAACGGTTGTCTCGCCCGTCGCCGCAACCCGAACATCGCCCGCCGTCCCCCGTCACTCGCCCACCCGTGCGGACCCGACGGTAGCGGCTCCACACCCCGCGCGCCGCACCGCCGGACCACGTGACAAAAGGATGTCAGACCTGCCAACTAGTCCCTTGACAAGGTTTTGTGCGCTCAGTCCGAGCGCTTCATTGCGCGGGTGCCGACCAGCAGGCCCAGGGTGCCCACGCCGATTGCCGCGGCGGCGCCGGTGACCGTGGTCGAGGCCCAGATGTCGCCGTTGAAGAGGGCGCGTTCGGAGTCGACCACGTAGGTGAGCGGGTTCCACTTCGACAGTGCCTGCAGCCAGCCGGGTCCGGCGTCGATCGGCAGGAGCATGCCGGCGAGCAGCAGCAGCGGGAAGAGCAGCGTCTGCTGCACCGTCCAGAACAACCACTCCTGGTTCTTCGCGGCCAGCGCCAGGGTGTACGACAGGGCGCCGAGCCCCAGGCAGAAGACCGACAGGATCACGATGCCGAGCAGCGCACCGCCGAGGTGGAGCTCAAAACCGAACGGCAGGCAGATCGCCACGATCACCGCGGCCTGCGCGACCACCGGCACGATCTCCTTGAGCGCACGCCCGATCAGCAGGGCGGGCCGGCGCAGGGGAGTGACCAGCATCCGTTCGTGCGAGCCGGTCTGGATCTCGAAGAGCAGGTTGGAGCCGGTCATCGACGTGCCGAACAGGCACGACATCACCACGATGCCCGGCACGAACCACTGCAGCGCCAGATCGTCGGGCAGCAGCGGCGCGAAGAGACCCAGGAAGACCAGCGGCTGGACCATGGAGAAGACGATGGTGAACGGGTTGCGCAGCATCGGCCGCAGCTCGCGGCTGAAAACGACGCCGGTGTCGGTGACGAGGTTGGTCATGGCTCAGGCCTCCACGAGCGTCGTGTCGCGGTCGGTGGTCTCGGCGGTCGCGCCGCCCTCGCGCAGGCTGCGACCGGTCAGCTTCAGGAAGACGTCGTCGAGGGTCGGCCTTCGGACCTCCACCTCGGCCACCGGGAGACCCGCCGAGCGCAAATCCTCGAGCAGATCCGGTACGAGGCGGGGCGCGTCGGGGACGGTGATCGTCAGCTGTGTCCCCGACCGGTGGATCTGGTGGGGGAGTCGCGCCGAGGCCGCCGCCGCGTCGGTCTCGTGGTCGAAGCCCAGGATGATCCGGTCACCGACGTGCTCGGTCTTGAGCCGCGCGGGGGTGTCGTCGGCGATGATCCGGCCATGGTCGATCACGATGATCCGCTCGGCCATCGAGTCGGCCTCGTCCAGGTAGTGCGTGGT
Protein-coding regions in this window:
- a CDS encoding GNAT family N-acetyltransferase is translated as MEIREATSADWAQIYPFWSQIVEAGETYVYPLGLGPDEARALWMETPPGLTVVAVDGDRILGTAKMGPNRPGRGAHIATGSFMVDPELQGRGTGRALGTYLVEWARSQGYHSIQFNAVVESNAHAVYLWQSLGFKIVGTVPEAFDHQTNGLVGLHIMVRKL
- a CDS encoding lipopolysaccharide biosynthesis protein; this encodes MDSTVTEAVPQSLDSGPEGPGRGGLISVLRGHLDLFLNAGSLMATTAITSLFGFAYWWLAARSASAEAVGQASAAVSAMTLIGTIGMFGMGTMLISDLSAMRSRRWQLISTCLLVAGSASTVGGLIYVTLAHLAVPGLQNALGSTPATVLLVFGIALNAMTLVLDEALVGLLQGPMQLMRNAWFSVIKLALLGLLAVLPLTLTGGQLLLTWIAGMVASVAILGRALRRKGMIDSVRPQPSLLRGRGRATFDHNLLNLATYLPRAALPLVVTAVLSAEANASFYTAFMVLSFLAMVPGNVALTLFAVASGDKAALRSKVRVGLLICLGVGFPASLVVVFAAKPIMGLFGASYAESAGTALMILGLTYLPFVFHHFFLAISRVQGRVRGAGIFSVFAGVAELVAAWYGGSRGSLTELVTWVALVMAVETVLVAPTVLRVVFARTPLEENVMSTTSLTLHERAWLPLEYIRTVGPLTGVTAERLRAALIGLHAADPTHRAVSRLDRAGARWEHLSAEAFAGYVREAVTDLGDGPVDFDAMTRRLQAEPRAHHPVRILAGGGYVAMKVAHAYGDAGPVNTLLRELVRAAGEERAAVIGPSVRHRWALPKAWWKQFGTKPGRWKEGLSFARPPHTEDVPTRPWTADLTVVTARSADVLGKMRVWRDQYSPGVTTSAITFAAFTAALRELGLNPDLSGGTFLADARRYVDKGVSIDSNFCMGPYLSPPSLTDPQAIHTTLKAELATGRILTMMLLREGKLALTGTPGMPDPYPGEAPIDPRPRLTFSNQGRHDVLADLPWAADVPDRINQSVPTLNGPEGITLTTSEMGGVLHLEATFHASTYDPAVVARALQLVCTDPAALIMATR
- a CDS encoding GrpB family protein, coding for MTIAEPDERWAALGRQACVVLAPLFAEIEHVGSTAVPGLPAKPVIDLMASLEDLDDVNDDALETLGYRMVRTDMPERLFYRREDYDSTAYHLHVVTAESWPTRNERLLRDHLLDHPADRDRYAALKRELMDAHGPGDAYTRGKTALIQELTDAARAERGLPSVPVWEE
- a CDS encoding magnesium and cobalt transport protein CorA, whose protein sequence is MFGLRRRARQPLLPRTLGKIINGLTRTERPAPRGPHRNPDAVVDCAVYQAGERRPGHEHYADAARLARRQRDAYVWLGLHEPDEAMMSVVARVFGLHELTAEQAVAAGHRPAAETIGDVTRLVLRTAAYVEHEELTDTSEVVDTGDVTVLVGTWFVITIRHGAAGALRPVREELEERPALLAEGPWAVAYAVSSRMVDLYLDVAGHVEHDLEALEEVAFAAHQRPDIAHIYQLKREMVEFKRAVLPLQEPLQRLLDSGVVPATLQPYLVDVRGRLARAVDRVAGFDDLLNSVLQARLAQVSVDQNNDMRKIASWAAIAAVQTAIAGIYGMNFEYMPELRWKYGYFGVLLLMAVAAVILHRRLKKVGWL
- a CDS encoding ABC transporter permease translates to MTNLVTDTGVVFSRELRPMLRNPFTIVFSMVQPLVFLGLFAPLLPDDLALQWFVPGIVVMSCLFGTSMTGSNLLFEIQTGSHERMLVTPLRRPALLIGRALKEIVPVVAQAAVIVAICLPFGFELHLGGALLGIVILSVFCLGLGALSYTLALAAKNQEWLFWTVQQTLLFPLLLLAGMLLPIDAGPGWLQALSKWNPLTYVVDSERALFNGDIWASTTVTGAAAAIGVGTLGLLVGTRAMKRSD